ataagaaagaatgagtataaaatacatcccaccactggggtcaggctaggcatctatgtcctttagatactcacatatggcacataaatacatgtaacatataagagactgagtcctatcctaatgtagttaagtatgcccacaaaactggtgaatcccgaaggaaacacaaaactggtgaatcccaaaggaaacacaaactggtgaatcccgaaggaaacacaaaactggtgaatcccgaaggaaacacaaactggtgaatcccgaaggaaacacaaattggtgagcatctaactaatcaatgaggatattcacacagtcttaaCGTGCTAAAATTCAACATTGTACGGTCCTAAAGCACACGTAAAAATCCTTAATATCATGGCTACATAACATACCCATAATtcttaacaacatattatacatcatccatgtataacttatatcataaatccacaacatacaagtatgcctcaacgcCAGCAGATTagacatcgacatatgaaaacacatactatcacatactaacgatcaagcacttacgtgtgtatgtaaacaaatcagaatttgtgccagaacatactttgattcaagtcatactgtcaatcatcatgctaacatttaccataacatacacttatcatgTTAGCATACAACTagagcctggcccgtgggcagtgcCAGTGATAAGATTACTTAACTCGAAGTCAAGTTCAGATATTAATCCAAGCTAATGCTCTTCAACAAAATAAACCTTGAATTAAGTCCCCTAATACAGAcataatactaaattttaaattcttggAACCAAGATCCatacatataaattaaattttgggaTCACCAATGAACTTACCCAACGAAACTTGATCAACCAACATTCGCGAGATTTCGACTCAAAATTTCCTCTTAGCAGATTTTAGAACCCAAAGGACGACGACTTGGAACCTTCGAGAAACTAAAACCAAACTCTCCATCAGTCCAACAACCAAAAGTGCCTAATAATCAACAACAAGGGTCACAACGCTTACCAAAAGTACTTGCCGAACGAACTTGAATCCGCTAAACAGCACGCTGCGCACTCCAAAGTACTCTAATCTTGGATCTGGATTCCAAATATAGAGATAACAaatttttaacccaaaatcCAAATGGGTAATCAAACTAGATCAACCAAAATCTTGCCCAAAAAATAATCAATCGCTTACTCAAAGCACAAGTCTAGTGGTGTAGGCGGGTCCTGGCGACGAACAGGGCTGGCGGCGTTGGAAGCAACCGGCAGCGACGCGGTGGGCAGCGGAGAGCGACAGCTCGAATCTGGGCATACTGAGAGATGCGGTGCAGAGAGGCAGCAAGGAAGCAGAAAACGGGGGGGCTGGGGCTCGCATGAGTGAGGGAGAAAGTGAGGGGGggtcctttttatttttaaaaaaatactactactactactaataataataataatgataatgataatataaaataataataataataataataaaaggaaaatagtttaaCTCTAATTAGATCCTTTCCTtaacccactttatactatttaattcctttttttttccaaaaataattaatttctacCATAACTTTTCGcatgaataattttttaataaattccacgacaacacttaaatcctcgcatttatactttaaattcagaattccaaacatgcccttcaactaaggacaattactgaaaagggaaaagttttacattattaataaataaataaaaaggtgtgGGATGTTACAGTCTACCTCGAGCTagattaatttcctttttcaatcaaattgatggtcttGCAAGTTCATGATTCGAACTTACACACTATgtcaaaatcccttaaatcttatTAATGCCTTCAATGGTTTACCTTttaactaatgaagcctcaacataccatgTCAATAGTTCTTGAACATATACTGTTACTAATAACTCCATTTTAACTTATCTCTTCTCAAGCTTTTATTTCGGTaacagattcttgtgttaaaaaaaaagattccaTATCGATCACCTATgtaagctatctttccatcCAACTAATATTCTCCTAAAGTTCCATatgataatgagatatttttcttttacaccaaaacaaatTCCTTGTAATCCCTCATATCATGCCAccaaaccatacttaactaggaattttgaacacattaaattcttttctctttccaaaagagtaaactttcttggatactttttttaccatttttcatGTAGAATataatctctttactaaagtatattttacttaactcctccataaatcttatctctctcactaagaatattcatcttgtagaattttcctttgccaattttcatgcttttaaactccaaAACTTTCTTTGTCTAACTTTGATTTCCTCATCACAATAAGGCTATGGATTTAATTAATCTAAGTActctaaaataatccttcaacctaAACAAATAACACTTTGCTTTATCCCCTTTAAGTCTAAACTGATGTCCAACTATTTTGGCTTCCTTTAATGATATCAACTtagctagatattccaaaagaatccTTCATATCACTACACATACTGTACCTAGTCCATCAAATCGTAGTATTACCAaagtgattatgacttattaatCCTTTTCAAGattcctctcaaaattttggttttaatatCTCAGAACCTTTAATAAATCCATATTCTCCTCTTTTTCCcattcttatccataaaacaacttttaaccttatacttgagtATGTGGCCTGTGAAGGAATTTATTTATACTAAAACCAATTGCACtactcaacaaaaaaaatataatactaGTCCTTAATGAATTCTTATCTAGACAATTTTGTTCCTtggcttaaacatttaaataccttTATTCCAAACTTCGCTCAaagattcaaataaattatgCGCTCAAAGATTCGAATAAATTATGCACTCCAAAGCTTCAGAAACTTATTGAATAGTACACTTAcgacttttaaaaacttgaattGATActccaaatcaaataaaaatttggcAAGGGGCGGTGACTGGCGGACGCACAATGACGAACgactaaaaaaatatgaaagtaaCAGAGATGTTTTTATCTAATTGAACTCTTTTTGGAATAAAGTGAATGGTTTGGAATAAAGTGGATGATTGTATTTATAGAGGAATAGtaatcctaatcctaaattATTTTAGATTCCATAACTTGAAGTAGTAGATAGATTAGATTTTCCTTCTTTGAATAAGACATTTTCTCTAATTAGGAAAtccacattttaattaattagaaaatccataatctaattaatttaaattaaatccaaatttctcttatcaactcaatttaagttaattatctactataatttggatccaaactccaaaattaaagaggatAAAATTTAGAACCACAATTTCCCCTTtccttcttaaatttcaaattccttttaatttccaaaatcctaattcttttccttttcttaattttcaaatatttatctaaaataatccaaaaattccaaatctcttatcaaattgatcttaaaccaattaaattctccaattaatttaattttttctccTAACTAAAATTAAAGGGAACATACAATCCAATAGTTGAGACAAAAACattcttccaaatatttaatctaTTTAAAAACATACTTTCCccaaaataaattaatctaatttttccttaaattgaattacaatcccaattctttataaatatcttttgaattaattatcttatctcccaaaatttatcaaaataacgttcaaatattttaagataatttaatacaaattatctGGAAAATCCGGGATGTTACATAATATTACTTTGTTTTTGTGCTATTCTAGTGAGATTTTtggataaaaataatattattttaaggtAATTATTATATAGTCTATGTTTGAGAACACAAACTGTTTTATtatgagttataatagtttacATTTGTAGTGCAgactattttaattaaacagTAAACACAGAAATAAAGAAGGAATTTGAAATGACAATAATATGGTTGATGgtaggttataatagttagAAATACCAACAATTATAATGAGAACATATTGAAATCGGGGCGAAAACACCCCTTaaaaatttggaatttaaatcAATACATGTCTATTATTATAGAGTTGTATATAACATCCAAAgtttaaaaacataaatatgtatttgtccaaaattaatttctaaaagtCAAAGTCattgtatgaaaaaaaaaaagaaaaaaaaaaaaagttgcgtCATGTGTGAGTTGTATTGAACCACAAGGTCAAGAACGCGTAATTTTGCAAAAAGCATCGGGCAGTACCAAACCAACCACCTACCCCCGAAgtataaacctaccatttttcgCCTAATTGACGTTCAAaatttcaatcaaattcagaATTAATTGAATCCCCAATCCAATTTCATCTCCGTCTCCATCTCCATCTCATGGCTTTGAACGACACTTTTTACCTCTCCCATGGATCTCCCATGATGAGCATCGATGATAGCATTAAAGCAAGGCAGTTCTTCAAATCTTGGAAGGACAGTGCTTTTGTGGCAAAACCCAAAGCCATTCTCTGCATTTCTGGCCATTACGACACCACTTATCCCACTGTCAATGTCGTTTCCGGCTCCAACGATACCATCTACGACTTCTATGGCTTTCCTTCCTCTATGTACAAGGTACTTTTCTTTTCTAACTTGTTTACACTCTCTTCTTTGACTATTATTAATCATTCTTTTGATTTATAaccatttctttcttttcttcctcttggTTTTGGATTCTTTCCCCCCTTTTTCAAATGATCTcctcttgtttttgtttatggaAATTGTTAGATTTATCGTATTCTTGAttaaccatttttttcttttaattttttcttaattatgccacttttttttccttccatttCATTATTTGCTTAGTTTCCTACaagtttcttttcttctttataattgacttttcttttctttgcaaGTTTTTATCCTTTAGAAATACTTAGGTGTTGGGAGCAAGAATTAGCTACACCTAACCACTactcttttattttgtttatgtgtagttctaaacttttattttattactaaaaaaactattttatccTTTCAGCAATaactttttctttaagaaaaataataatgaaggCAAAGACATATACCACCATTaatatttctttataaatattttattatatttgtaaataagttagtAAAACATCCCTTTCTTTTATTATATCCCATGCTGATATCTATTATTCGAATGAAACAAACTTGCATATGTCAAGCGCTTTTAAACTAATCTAtacaaagaaaaatgaaaaaaaaacccttGAAAATTAAAGTAATTTATCAGGATATGAAAATTCATAGATAGAAAATGAGATTTAAAGGAGCTGTTTCTTGGCCTCCTCTTTAATTTGTGGGTAAAATCACAGTTAGCTAGCATATTATCCATGAAAAACAGTTAAAATATCCGGCACCGGGAGCTCCGGCGCTAGCGAAGAGGGTGAAAGAGGCTCTGATAAGGGCCGGATTCGAGCGAGTCGATGAAGAGCGAGGACGGGGACTGGACCATGGAGCATGGGTTCCTCTAATGTTCATGTATCCAGAAGCAGACGTCCCAGTTTGCCAACTTTCAGTACAATCACACTTAAATGGAACACATCATTACAACTTGGGCAAAGCATTGGCTCCTCTTAAAGATGAAGGAATTCTCATAATTGGGTCAGGAAGTGCTACACACAACCTTAGAACTCTCAATCGCAGTGGAAAGCCTTCAGCCATTGCCCCATGGGCTCTTGAGTTTGATGATTGGCTCAAAGATGCTCTCCTTCAAGGAAGGTAcgacgattttttttttttttttttttttttgcagttgTAAATATAGTAATCAGATCTAAAGTGTTAGTacatataaaacaatgtaaaaaaatttatagatatAACAAACTTTAGACTGACCCTAAAAGTCTATTATGCTATATTTACAGTATTTCCCAGTGAAGTTacctttttattcttctttggGATATACATGTAGTTCTTATGTTTAGGTTAAACTATAAATTTGGTTTCATAGTTTGGAGAATGTTGAAATTTAATCTCTATGGTTTAATAAAACCTTCCTAAATAGTCCATGAGATATGAATTATTTATGAAACATTGTCAAATCATAAGAactaaattcaaactttctccAAACTATAAGGATCAAATATGTAATTTAACCTCGTATTTATTGGTTACAAATATGAGATGAgatcatttagaagaagaatATTATTTGGTGTTGAAGGTACAATGACGTGAACGAATACGAGAAGAAGGCTCCACATGCAAGAATGGCACATCCGAATCCGGACCACCTTTTCCCCCTGCATGTTGCGATCGGAGCAGCGGGAGGCGACCCGAAAGCGAAGCTTATCCACCATAGCTGGGACCTTGGAACCATGTCCTACGCCTCCTACCAATTCACAGACTCTTCTCCCACCCACCAATCACAAGAATTATAAACATCAACAACCCCTCCAAATCTCCGTTGTTTATACGATAAGGTGTGTGTTGAATCCTCTCCTTTTGAGTTTTCTTCAAATGTAGCACATGGTATACTTTGGTTATAATATTGTGCTGTTTATTTCTGTTggatattcatataatatatatgtttggatgtatttaatattttaaaatattaaattttattgtttatttatttacttttttaagGAGTCAATTCCACCTTCCTTTCATAGTACATTCTCGTGTATAATTAGTGGAAAATGTGTTGCTTTCTCCCAGTTTTCAGACTTTTATTTCTatcgtttttctttctttttttttttaaaatgaagatTGAGAGTTAATTTCATGAGAGCATCCAAGTAATAAGGGTTTCGTAAAAAATTTTAGCTGCTATACAAAATCTCTAGATCGTTGTATGTTTGGGGTGGAGTGTCAGATAACTCAAGTGCAATGGGGCACATCTTGGAGGAAGAACATAGTATGAGGGGTGTCTTGCTGGACTGTTGGTGTTCTTCAGCCGATTCGTATTTGCAGGGCAAATGGATGGTCTGTTTAAGAAGATTATAGGGCCGAGGAGTGAAGGTGGAGGAGCTTTCACCGCATCTCCGAGCGTGCATGTATGCTAGCCAGTTGCCGGAAGGATTGTAATGAACTCCATGGAAGGAGAGTTTCGTCCAACTCTCCGTGACACCGACGAGGAGCTCGTTTGAACTCACCAGTGGCGTCTCTCTCTTAGGCCCTGCAGTCGTGAATCAACTCCTGCATTGTGGATTTCTCGTCCAGATCCTCCTCAATAATCAGATATAGATTTGGAGGGTTTCGACTGAAGCTATACAAGCCGCATAAATGTCCTGTGCGCTTGAAGGTGGTGGGATTTGGGCAATCACTGCTGCGATTTTAGATGGAGATGGAGATGCCTGCAGTCAAATGGATAATCTGTTTTAAGATTATCTCAATGGAGGGTATTATGGATTTTAATCAAATCGAGTGGCAagttaaaattattatatttgttgaaaaagagagaagaaaagaatacaagatttacgtggaaaaccctagatcaAGGAGAAAAAACTACGATAGAGGCTGATTTTCTGATAATAGAAACTAATTTTTTGAGAATAggctaaataaataaactagtgggaagccctagggtacataaaattattaaaataccCCTAGGGTTACAAGCTCTTGGAGAACGGTACATACAATT
The nucleotide sequence above comes from Benincasa hispida cultivar B227 chromosome 3, ASM972705v1, whole genome shotgun sequence. Encoded proteins:
- the LOC120074377 gene encoding extradiol ring-cleavage dioxygenase-like; its protein translation is MALNDTFYLSHGSPMMSIDDSIKARQFFKSWKDSAFVAKPKAILCISGHYDTTYPTVNVVSGSNDTIYDFYGFPSSMYKLKYPAPGAPALAKRVKEALIRAGFERVDEERGRGLDHGAWVPLMFMYPEADVPVCQLSVQSHLNGTHHYNLGKALAPLKDEGILIIGSGSATHNLRTLNRSGKPSAIAPWALEFDDWLKDALLQGRYNDVNEYEKKAPHARMAHPNPDHLFPLHVAIGAAGGDPKAKLIHHSWDLGTMSYASYQFTDSSPTHQSQEL